One genomic window of Campylobacter fetus subsp. fetus includes the following:
- the nrfH gene encoding cytochrome c nitrite reductase small subunit — translation MRQCKAFTNLFGVFIVLLFVLFGVGFYTFYNAKGTSYFSNDSKSCNNCHIMNDVYNDYLNAPHSKKVAGKPRASCVDCHLPHNFIDKWIAKGKSGLSHAYSFTFKLDELPTNLSATNNSKMMVQNNCIECHTEIASNVINSTTNPHNDRSLSCVSCHTGVGHKRGF, via the coding sequence TTGAGACAATGCAAAGCATTTACAAATCTTTTTGGCGTGTTTATCGTGTTGCTATTTGTCCTATTTGGCGTAGGCTTTTATACGTTTTATAACGCCAAAGGTACTTCATACTTTAGCAACGATAGTAAATCCTGTAATAACTGTCATATAATGAATGACGTATATAACGACTATCTAAATGCGCCACACTCTAAAAAAGTCGCGGGCAAGCCAAGAGCAAGCTGTGTAGACTGCCATTTACCGCATAATTTCATAGATAAATGGATCGCAAAAGGCAAAAGCGGTTTGAGCCATGCTTACTCATTTACATTTAAATTAGATGAGTTACCGACAAATTTAAGCGCAACCAACAACAGTAAAATGATGGTGCAAAATAACTGTATCGAGTGCCACACAGAAATAGCATCTAACGTGATCAACTCAACAACAAATCCACACAATGACAGATCTCTAAGCTGCGTATCATGTCATACCGGTGTCGGACATAAAAGAGGATTTTAA
- a CDS encoding ammonia-forming cytochrome c nitrite reductase subunit c552 translates to MNKKGVIYFAIIVVIIAIAAVLMLNKDISKKQNEGTGGIASKEFVELSDNNPTFDHWGKNFPDYLDMYLTVETEKPVSTEFGGNLAYSKLIRYPQLTMLWAGYPFSIDANEERGHFWVQVDQMDTARNNKDFLNAHGFAAFGGQPAACMNCHSGWSPWLYKNAAKGDWIAFNSTKYWTMIKNVPAVNGMEENSVEHSGPHGGKRMGLTCADCHNPKDMSLRLTRQAAINSLIMRGYEADKEQGVKATREEMRTLVCAQCHVEYYFKPTGEKVKVMGESIAKDATKTWWNGKQKTYDEFDSWRDGNKPTQIEVDGIELIYPWSYWKKGTPFRIEMFDDHYEAVRGVFDKDWPHKITKAPMLKIQHPEYELYSGGVHAANGVSCADCHMPYIRKGSKKMTNHNVTSPLANINAACKTCHTQSEDYLKSQIKDIQNSVAFDLRTAEYSIVSLITDIKNLRDALSAMPAFQKDGKADEGKISAELKDVLELHRKSQMRADFVGAENSTGFHNPREASRMLLQSVDMARQGQTQLVQIAAKNGITGFKTSNLGFEDMQKLNPGEIRYKVDLNGHKAGDRYYEHDYINGNPPSNLIEDDKNLKPYNYNVVDKK, encoded by the coding sequence ATGAATAAAAAAGGTGTTATCTATTTTGCAATTATTGTTGTTATCATAGCGATAGCAGCAGTATTGATGCTAAATAAAGATATTAGTAAAAAACAAAATGAAGGTACAGGAGGCATAGCCTCTAAGGAATTTGTAGAGCTTAGCGATAATAACCCTACTTTCGATCATTGGGGTAAAAACTTCCCAGATTATCTTGATATGTACTTAACTGTAGAAACAGAAAAACCTGTTAGTACCGAGTTCGGAGGTAACTTAGCTTACTCTAAGCTTATACGCTATCCACAACTTACTATGTTATGGGCCGGATATCCGTTTTCTATAGACGCAAATGAAGAAAGAGGTCACTTCTGGGTTCAAGTCGACCAAATGGACACAGCAAGAAACAACAAAGACTTTTTAAATGCACACGGATTTGCAGCATTTGGCGGACAACCTGCTGCATGTATGAACTGTCATAGCGGCTGGTCTCCTTGGCTATACAAAAATGCTGCAAAAGGCGACTGGATAGCATTTAACTCTACAAAATACTGGACTATGATAAAAAACGTTCCAGCAGTAAATGGTATGGAAGAAAACTCTGTTGAACACAGCGGTCCTCACGGTGGTAAAAGAATGGGCTTAACATGTGCTGATTGTCACAATCCAAAAGATATGAGCCTAAGACTTACTAGACAAGCAGCTATAAACTCTTTAATCATGAGAGGTTATGAAGCAGACAAAGAACAAGGCGTAAAAGCCACTAGAGAAGAGATGAGAACTCTAGTTTGTGCACAATGTCACGTCGAGTATTACTTTAAACCTACTGGTGAAAAAGTAAAAGTAATGGGTGAGAGCATAGCAAAAGACGCTACTAAAACATGGTGGAACGGAAAACAAAAAACTTATGACGAATTTGATTCTTGGAGAGACGGAAATAAACCTACACAGATCGAAGTTGATGGTATAGAGCTTATATACCCTTGGTCGTACTGGAAAAAAGGAACTCCATTTAGAATTGAAATGTTCGATGATCATTATGAAGCGGTACGCGGTGTATTTGATAAAGACTGGCCTCATAAAATAACAAAAGCTCCTATGCTAAAAATCCAACACCCAGAGTACGAGCTATATAGCGGCGGCGTACATGCCGCAAACGGCGTAAGCTGCGCTGATTGTCATATGCCTTATATCAGAAAAGGTTCTAAGAAAATGACAAATCACAATGTTACATCTCCGCTTGCAAACATAAATGCGGCTTGTAAAACTTGCCATACTCAAAGTGAAGATTATCTAAAATCACAGATAAAAGATATCCAAAACTCTGTAGCGTTTGATCTTAGAACAGCTGAATACAGCATCGTAAGTCTTATAACAGATATCAAAAATCTAAGAGACGCTTTAAGTGCTATGCCGGCATTCCAAAAAGACGGTAAGGCTGATGAAGGTAAAATTTCTGCTGAACTAAAAGACGTCCTAGAACTTCATAGAAAATCTCAAATGAGAGCTGACTTTGTCGGCGCTGAGAACTCTACTGGATTCCATAACCCAAGAGAGGCTTCGAGAATGCTTCTTCAATCTGTGGATATGGCTAGACAAGGTCAAACTCAGCTTGTGCAAATCGCTGCTAAAAACGGTATAACCGGCTTCAAAACATCTAATCTCGGTTTTGAAGATATGCAAAAACTAAATCCGGGCGAGATACGCTATAAAGTAGATCTAAACGGACATAAAGCAGGCGATAGATACTATGAGCATGACTATATAAACGGAAATCCACCTTCTAATCTTATAGAAGATGATAAGAATTTAAAACCATACAACTATAACGTTGTAGATAAAAAATAA
- a CDS encoding DJ-1 family glyoxalase III, whose translation MKVAVMLVDGFEEIEATTIIDVLRRAGIDAVFVGLNSDTAIGAHNVSMKADVAFDDINFDNFDMIVLPGGLPGAEYLAKSEKLQKVLKDFDEKDKFIGAICAAPWALSTSNVLGDSYTCYPGFEKVVAKGGYVSDKNVVIDGNIITSKGPATAMEFALELVKVLQGNEKYIEVKDGLLF comes from the coding sequence ATGAAAGTAGCTGTTATGTTAGTAGATGGATTTGAAGAGATTGAGGCAACAACTATTATCGATGTGCTAAGAAGAGCAGGTATAGACGCCGTATTTGTTGGGCTAAATAGTGATACGGCTATCGGTGCTCATAATGTTAGTATGAAAGCCGATGTTGCTTTCGACGATATCAATTTTGATAATTTTGATATGATAGTTTTACCGGGCGGACTTCCTGGAGCCGAATATTTAGCTAAAAGTGAAAAACTTCAAAAAGTTTTAAAAGATTTTGATGAGAAGGATAAATTTATAGGAGCCATTTGCGCCGCGCCATGGGCTCTTAGTACCTCCAATGTTTTGGGAGATAGTTATACTTGCTATCCCGGTTTTGAAAAAGTAGTTGCAAAAGGCGGCTATGTATCAGATAAAAATGTTGTTATAGATGGGAATATCATTACTTCTAAAGGACCTGCTACTGCTATGGAATTTGCTTTAGAGTTAGTTAAAGTTTTACAAGGCAATGAAAAATATATAGAAGTAAAAGACGGACTTTTATTTTGA
- a CDS encoding SelT/SelW/SelH family (seleno)protein, producing the protein MQIKIFYCNSUNFRPKASRLEDELINNFPGVEVSKEIGNKGDFIVEVDGKVIYNNHDFPRPRFPDAGEVTEIIKKEFNI; encoded by the coding sequence ATGCAAATAAAAATATTTTACTGTAACTCTTGAAATTTCCGTCCAAAAGCTTCTAGGTTAGAAGATGAGCTAATAAACAATTTTCCTGGTGTGGAAGTTTCTAAAGAGATAGGCAACAAAGGCGATTTTATAGTTGAAGTTGATGGAAAGGTGATTTATAATAATCATGATTTTCCAAGACCTAGATTTCCAGATGCTGGAGAAGTAACTGAAATTATAAAAAAAGAATTTAATATATAA
- the efp gene encoding elongation factor P, translated as MASYSMGDLKKGLKIELDGVPYKIVEYQHVKPGKGAAFVRVKIKSFVNGKVLEKTFHAGDKCESPNLVEKEMQYLYDDGEFCQFMDVESYEQVAISDEDIGEAKKWMIDGMMVQILFHNGKAIGVEVPQVVELKIVETQPNFKGDTQGSNKKPATLESGAVVQIPFHVLEGEVIRVDTVRGEYIERANK; from the coding sequence ATGGCTTCATATTCAATGGGTGATTTAAAAAAAGGTTTAAAGATAGAGTTAGACGGCGTTCCATATAAAATAGTTGAGTATCAACATGTAAAGCCTGGAAAAGGCGCCGCATTTGTTAGAGTAAAAATTAAGTCTTTTGTAAATGGAAAAGTTTTAGAAAAAACTTTTCATGCGGGGGATAAATGCGAATCTCCAAATTTAGTAGAAAAAGAGATGCAATACCTTTATGATGATGGAGAATTTTGTCAATTTATGGATGTTGAGAGCTATGAGCAAGTTGCTATATCTGATGAAGATATCGGCGAGGCAAAAAAATGGATGATAGATGGGATGATGGTTCAAATTTTATTTCATAACGGTAAAGCTATTGGTGTTGAAGTGCCTCAAGTAGTGGAGTTGAAAATTGTTGAAACTCAGCCAAACTTCAAAGGCGATACTCAAGGAAGTAATAAAAAACCAGCCACATTAGAGAGTGGTGCCGTAGTTCAGATACCGTTTCACGTATTAGAAGGCGAAGTTATTCGCGTTGATACCGTGCGAGGCGAGTATATAGAAAGAGCAAACAAATAG
- the serA gene encoding phosphoglycerate dehydrogenase, which yields MKTVIVCDAIHPVGFELLNAQSDLRVIDAVDLPKDKLLDILPQADVAITRSSTDCGDKFIAACKNLKALVRAGVGVDNVDIDGCSKKGIIVMNVPTANTIAAVEMTMCHLLNSARKYINSVNDLQQNRTWKREKWYGNELYGKTLGVIGFGNIGSRVAFRSLAFGMKVIAYDPYIDPSKATDMGVTYTMNFDDILACDFITIHTPKNKETVDMIGDEEISKMKNGVRLINCARGGLYNEDSLLKGLQSGKISYAGIDVFVKEPAINHPLLDLENVSATPHLGANTYESQKNIAIAAAEQAISAAKGICYPNALNLPIKTEDLPPFVAPYVELISKMSYFGAQLNKKPIKAIRIEAEGSIAEYANSMLTFAIVGCLKETLGDTINYVNAKFKAEEKGVEVSATTLPESGYKNKLTVKIITDKDATAISGTVFGETEQRIVNVNGFKTDFKPKGRMIVFKNTDVPGVISSISSILAEEKINIADFRLGRDDNGFALAVILVDDDIKKDILAKLNALETCVWAEYAVL from the coding sequence ATGAAAACAGTTATAGTTTGCGATGCAATACATCCGGTTGGTTTTGAGCTATTAAATGCGCAGAGCGATTTGCGTGTAATTGATGCAGTAGATCTGCCTAAAGATAAACTTTTAGATATTTTACCTCAGGCCGATGTGGCAATCACTAGAAGTTCTACTGATTGCGGTGATAAATTTATCGCGGCTTGTAAGAATTTAAAAGCGCTTGTTAGGGCTGGAGTAGGCGTAGATAATGTAGATATAGACGGCTGTTCTAAAAAAGGGATTATCGTAATGAATGTCCCTACGGCAAACACTATAGCCGCAGTTGAAATGACTATGTGCCACTTATTAAATAGTGCAAGAAAATATATAAATTCAGTTAATGATTTGCAGCAAAACAGAACTTGGAAACGAGAAAAATGGTACGGAAATGAGCTCTACGGAAAGACTCTTGGCGTAATCGGATTTGGAAATATAGGCTCAAGAGTAGCTTTTAGAAGTCTTGCTTTTGGTATGAAAGTTATAGCTTATGATCCATATATCGATCCTAGTAAAGCTACTGATATGGGCGTTACTTATACTATGAATTTCGATGATATTTTAGCATGTGATTTTATTACTATCCATACTCCAAAAAATAAAGAAACAGTAGATATGATCGGTGACGAAGAGATCTCTAAAATGAAAAATGGAGTTCGTTTGATAAACTGTGCCAGGGGAGGACTGTATAACGAAGATTCGCTTTTAAAAGGTTTACAAAGCGGAAAGATATCTTACGCAGGGATTGATGTATTTGTTAAAGAACCTGCCATAAACCATCCTTTGCTTGATCTTGAAAATGTAAGTGCTACTCCTCATCTCGGTGCAAATACATACGAATCTCAAAAAAATATAGCGATTGCGGCAGCCGAACAAGCTATAAGCGCAGCTAAAGGAATTTGTTACCCAAATGCGCTAAATTTGCCTATCAAAACAGAAGATTTACCTCCTTTTGTTGCTCCTTATGTAGAGCTTATATCTAAAATGTCATACTTTGGAGCCCAGCTAAATAAAAAACCTATAAAAGCTATTAGGATAGAGGCCGAAGGATCTATCGCAGAGTATGCAAATTCAATGCTTACTTTTGCTATAGTTGGTTGCCTTAAAGAGACTTTGGGCGATACTATAAATTATGTAAATGCTAAATTTAAAGCCGAAGAAAAAGGCGTCGAAGTATCTGCAACTACTTTACCAGAAAGCGGATACAAAAACAAATTAACAGTTAAAATCATAACAGATAAAGATGCTACTGCCATAAGCGGAACTGTTTTTGGCGAGACTGAACAAAGAATAGTAAATGTTAATGGATTTAAGACTGATTTTAAGCCAAAAGGCAGAATGATAGTATTTAAAAATACAGATGTACCAGGCGTTATCAGCTCTATCAGCTCTATATTGGCCGAAGAGAAAATAAATATAGCAGACTTTAGGCTTGGTCGCGATGATAATGGTTTTGCTTTGGCGGTTATATTAGTCGACGATGATATTAAAAAAGATATTTTAGCAAAGCTAAATGCACTAGAAACTTGTGTTTGGGCTGAATACGCAGTATTATAA